The proteins below are encoded in one region of Paenibacillus albus:
- a CDS encoding carbohydrate ABC transporter permease codes for MKTLKFKHPVSNILIWLYALLSVYPLFWMIAYSLKNNDEIFVTNPFGLPTHFRFENYKTAWTSFNVPQYFTNSVIVSVVTVVFSLSFAVLFAYAVARMKWRLSGAVRVYMTIGMFVPVQVIMIPLAILMRDFHLANSYLTLIVPYIAFNLSFATLVFYGFFRSVPVDLEEAACIDGASIYRTFFSVMLPLIRPSIATMIIFVFLAAWNEFPIAMMLISKESLKTLPLGLLFFQGQFTTDWGAMGAAMTIASLPTLLLYMLFSEQVENALTVGSAVKG; via the coding sequence GTGAAGACATTGAAATTTAAACATCCGGTCTCGAATATACTCATTTGGCTGTATGCGCTGCTTTCCGTCTATCCATTGTTTTGGATGATCGCGTACTCGCTCAAGAATAACGACGAAATTTTCGTCACGAATCCGTTCGGACTCCCGACGCACTTCCGTTTCGAGAATTACAAGACGGCATGGACGAGCTTCAATGTGCCGCAATATTTCACGAACAGTGTTATTGTATCCGTTGTGACAGTTGTATTTAGTTTATCCTTTGCCGTCCTTTTCGCCTACGCGGTCGCAAGAATGAAATGGCGGCTGAGCGGAGCGGTACGCGTCTATATGACCATCGGCATGTTCGTTCCGGTTCAGGTTATTATGATACCGCTAGCCATCCTCATGCGTGACTTTCATTTGGCGAATTCGTATTTAACGTTAATCGTGCCTTATATCGCATTTAATCTTTCGTTTGCAACGCTCGTCTTCTACGGTTTCTTCCGCAGCGTGCCCGTTGACCTTGAAGAAGCGGCCTGCATTGACGGTGCGTCTATTTATCGGACGTTCTTCAGCGTAATGCTGCCGCTCATTCGTCCATCCATTGCGACGATGATCATCTTCGTGTTTCTGGCAGCTTGGAATGAGTTCCCGATCGCGATGATGCTGATCTCCAAAGAGTCGCTGAAGACGCTTCCACTCGGACTCTTGTTCTTCCAGGGTCAGTTCACGACGGATTGGGGTGCAATGGGAGCAGCAATGACAATCGCCAGCTTACCTACTCTGCTGCTTTATATGCTCTTTAGCGAGCAGGTCGAGAATGCATTGACAGTTGGATCGGCAGTGAAAGGTTAG
- a CDS encoding glycosyl hydrolase family 28 protein, giving the protein MSHHYPKTYPRADEIRVFVNDSEVDVLRTNVAYFAPASYTGRAILRIESKQLLGRIAISPLNLGLSANVHGGTAEFEVPGNLKLHLAIEGISLPLFFYGNQEGVYDGSATYYFAGGKTYEVGELTLHNGESVYIESGAVVRGSIRSFGTKGIRIYGQGLLDGSYHRHASEHRTILLYDCTEVQIRDIMMVEPPSWMIMLANCRDVHIDSIKQIGEVVSSDGIDIVGCHDVLIEQCILRNNDDCVAIKSFNWTKERNGMDLEAAKDVYNVLVRDCTFVNGRSGNAIEIGHELTTDEVRDVTFQNIDIVSVHGYGAALSIHVGDRAVVRDIRFEAIRIEHYYDKLIDFRVMRSMYNTDEERGRIVDITLKDIEVLVSMYNPGYSISVIGGYDQDHLVENVTFDNFRLGQQKVTSANELDLFTKETRNIRFL; this is encoded by the coding sequence ATGAGCCATCATTATCCAAAAACATACCCAAGAGCGGATGAAATCCGCGTATTCGTAAACGACAGCGAGGTGGACGTGCTGCGTACGAATGTCGCTTATTTTGCACCAGCATCTTACACGGGGCGCGCTATTCTACGAATCGAAAGCAAGCAATTACTAGGCCGTATCGCAATCAGCCCGCTGAATCTAGGACTCTCTGCAAACGTACACGGAGGAACGGCGGAGTTCGAGGTGCCTGGCAATCTAAAGCTTCATCTTGCGATCGAAGGCATCTCCTTGCCGCTGTTCTTCTACGGAAATCAGGAGGGCGTCTATGACGGCAGCGCGACTTATTATTTTGCGGGAGGCAAGACGTATGAGGTAGGAGAACTGACGCTGCATAACGGAGAGTCGGTCTATATTGAGAGCGGCGCAGTAGTGAGAGGCAGCATCCGTTCGTTCGGAACGAAGGGGATTCGAATTTATGGTCAAGGTCTGCTGGATGGATCGTACCACCGCCATGCATCCGAACATCGAACAATCTTGCTCTACGATTGCACGGAGGTGCAGATCCGCGACATTATGATGGTCGAGCCCCCTTCATGGATGATCATGCTCGCAAACTGCCGCGATGTGCATATTGATTCGATTAAACAAATTGGCGAGGTTGTCAGCTCGGACGGCATTGATATCGTAGGGTGTCACGATGTGCTCATTGAACAGTGCATCCTTCGCAATAATGACGACTGCGTTGCCATCAAATCGTTTAACTGGACGAAGGAGCGTAACGGAATGGACTTGGAAGCGGCCAAAGACGTGTACAACGTGCTCGTACGCGATTGTACATTCGTTAATGGGCGCTCGGGCAACGCGATCGAAATCGGTCACGAGCTGACGACAGATGAAGTGCGGGACGTCACATTCCAAAATATTGATATTGTCTCCGTGCACGGTTACGGCGCTGCGCTCAGCATCCATGTAGGCGATCGGGCCGTTGTCCGCGATATCAGGTTTGAAGCGATTCGGATTGAACACTATTATGATAAATTAATTGACTTCCGAGTGATGCGCTCGATGTATAACACGGATGAGGAACGTGGCAGAATCGTTGATATTACGCTCAAGGATATCGAAGTGCTCGTATCTATGTATAACCCGGGCTATTCGATTTCTGTAATCGGCGGCTACGATCAAGACCATCTGGTCGAGAATGTAACATTCGATAACTTCCGGCTTGGACAGCAGAAGGTTACAAGCGCAAATGAGTTGGATTTATTCACGAAAGAAACGCGAAATATACGATTCCTATAA
- a CDS encoding GDSL-type esterase/lipase family protein yields the protein MIRHQMKWHNVAEFLPDVSGLTVCSRVPSTIRDQLNPLAQTMALRTAGVELRFRMQSDEVKLTLKLMKDEDIQLEARMIEVYYGCISEQEPYVWDGTSDEVVLTIRKPEEAFFSQMRAIADLENAAFRPELVRVLLPMGAKVAFVQIEGELSPPEPGDEPAERWLAYGSSITYGASATLQSSTYVNRTAAALKVDAINLGFPGSALLDEAMAMYIASRQDWNFATLELGINVIWDMEKQAFVPVETFKQKLDVFIPLIAKMQPNKPIYCIDIFSTRGDIEGSTLTSDYREAVRATVAELNLPHVIHLDGRALLPELSGLSRDLIHPSALGMALIAERLTAAIIADRAVRDGLVYASQSVVVT from the coding sequence TTGATTCGTCATCAGATGAAATGGCATAATGTCGCAGAATTTCTGCCCGATGTCTCCGGCTTGACCGTGTGCAGTCGGGTGCCGAGCACGATAAGAGATCAACTCAACCCGTTAGCTCAAACAATGGCGCTTCGTACCGCCGGAGTAGAACTTAGGTTTCGCATGCAGAGTGACGAAGTGAAGCTCACGCTCAAGCTGATGAAAGACGAAGATATTCAGCTGGAAGCGCGGATGATAGAAGTTTATTACGGCTGTATTTCGGAGCAAGAGCCCTATGTGTGGGATGGGACGAGCGATGAGGTCGTGCTCACGATTCGCAAGCCGGAGGAAGCGTTCTTCTCGCAAATGCGTGCCATTGCTGACTTGGAGAATGCGGCATTCCGGCCGGAGCTCGTTCGCGTGCTTCTGCCAATGGGTGCAAAGGTTGCTTTCGTGCAAATAGAAGGGGAGCTGTCGCCGCCTGAGCCTGGAGATGAGCCGGCCGAACGATGGCTAGCTTATGGCTCATCCATTACCTATGGGGCTTCCGCCACGCTGCAGAGCAGCACATACGTGAATCGCACAGCAGCGGCACTGAAGGTAGACGCCATTAATCTTGGGTTTCCAGGAAGCGCTTTGCTTGACGAAGCGATGGCGATGTATATCGCTTCGCGCCAGGATTGGAACTTCGCGACGCTTGAGCTGGGCATTAATGTAATCTGGGACATGGAGAAGCAGGCGTTCGTTCCCGTAGAAACGTTCAAGCAGAAGCTGGATGTATTCATTCCGCTTATTGCGAAGATGCAACCGAATAAACCGATTTATTGCATCGATATTTTCTCCACGCGCGGAGATATCGAAGGAAGCACACTTACAAGCGACTACCGGGAGGCTGTGAGGGCGACTGTCGCAGAATTGAATCTGCCGCATGTGATTCATCTGGATGGGAGGGCATTGCTTCCCGAGCTGTCGGGACTCTCCCGAGACTTAATCCATCCGTCGGCTCTCGGGATGGCGTTAATCGCCGAACGCTTGACTGCCGCGATCATAGCGGACCGGGCAGTTAGAGATGGATTGGTTTACGCTTCTCAGAGCGTTGTAGTAACATAA
- a CDS encoding carbohydrate ABC transporter permease, which yields MRKYLGNKTAILLFILPALLLYTVVVFYPVIQVFYRSLFDWDGLSEAKFIFLDNYKRLFHDHIFYTSLYNSAVFAVIIAVVQITIGTLLAFAVAEVAMRGRKFVRITVFIPVVLSITVVCQLWLAMYNGEYGLINKLFEVFGLSYRQDWLTDKHTAIFALAAVNAWQYMGYHFALLLAGVKSIPESYMEAARIDGASKMKAHLRITMPMLGETYKFCLILAFTGGLNAFANMYIMTSGGPGTTTYTLTYMMFRSAFRVGEFGYGSASAAFLVIECLIVTLIINKLIARDPIVY from the coding sequence ATGCGAAAATACTTGGGCAATAAGACGGCGATTCTGCTCTTCATTCTGCCGGCCCTTCTCTTATATACGGTTGTCGTATTTTACCCGGTCATTCAGGTTTTCTACCGGAGCTTATTTGACTGGGACGGGTTGTCCGAAGCGAAATTCATCTTCTTGGATAACTATAAGCGATTATTTCATGATCATATCTTCTATACCTCACTCTATAACAGCGCGGTGTTTGCAGTTATCATCGCCGTGGTGCAAATTACGATCGGTACGCTGCTTGCTTTCGCTGTGGCGGAAGTCGCGATGCGCGGCCGAAAGTTCGTACGGATTACGGTATTCATTCCCGTCGTATTGTCCATCACGGTCGTCTGCCAGCTTTGGCTTGCCATGTATAACGGTGAGTACGGTCTAATTAACAAGTTGTTCGAAGTCTTCGGTTTATCCTACCGCCAAGACTGGCTAACGGACAAACATACCGCAATCTTCGCGCTTGCGGCAGTTAATGCTTGGCAATACATGGGCTATCATTTCGCATTGTTACTGGCAGGCGTCAAGTCCATTCCCGAGAGCTACATGGAAGCGGCAAGAATTGACGGAGCTAGCAAAATGAAGGCGCATCTCCGCATTACGATGCCGATGCTCGGGGAGACGTATAAATTCTGCCTCATTCTGGCCTTCACGGGCGGATTGAACGCGTTCGCCAACATGTACATCATGACGAGCGGCGGCCCAGGAACGACAACTTATACGCTTACTTATATGATGTTCCGTTCGGCTTTCCGTGTCGGTGAATTCGGTTATGGCAGCGCTTCTGCCGCGTTCCTTGTCATCGAGTGCTTGATTGTCACGTTGATCATTAATAAGCTGATCGCGCGCGATCCGATTGTTTACTAG
- a CDS encoding beta-galactosidase, which yields MYLGVDYYPEYWPNELLDEDIDGIVGLGANMVRIGEFSWHKMEPLEGQYDFAFFDHVVARLAKQGLSIMFGTPTATFPAWLAKKHPEILSVDGDGLIRAFGGRRQYCYNSRTYQGYAGEITRRLVQHYANEQSIVSWQIDNEFGHEGSDMCYCRTCGETFQQFLREKYSGDIALLNETYGTIFWGQTYNDFNEIPMPLRTITTHNPSLQLDWARFRSWSVNSFAARMAAIVREAKGDHQTVTHNLPGGFFQKWYDHAETAQQLDFVSYDNYPVWGGLAEPITPAAIAMGHDFIRGLKGQNFWIVEELMGAQGHDVIGYLPRPGQAKMWSMQAFAHGCTDMLYFSWRAMTRGAEQFCMGIVDHDNRRGAKYEEVRDVFEAIKPYSEALTAPIIADIAVLYDYDNVWSWRFQRQSEGFDFTSELLRLYTPFHTHNCRIDVIPANDAARDWSGYKVLLVPAMQIIDEGLSKRLEAFAGAGGTVVFSFRTGIRDRDNNIHFGMEVPGYAAEMTGIVIHGSEALPNGYQVPVIAAEGHASSTKQTTCEVWRDLLTPTTAETLYRYGDNNFPGAAVTRNTYGLGSVYYIGGGIGEAVLEEIARSIISAQRIWHIESRKGVEVVVREDAEGVKRWFIMNHTDKEQVFQGETLAPYAIHVRF from the coding sequence ATGTATTTAGGTGTCGATTATTATCCAGAGTATTGGCCGAATGAGCTGCTCGATGAGGATATCGATGGGATCGTAGGTCTTGGCGCGAATATGGTCCGGATTGGCGAATTCTCTTGGCATAAAATGGAGCCATTAGAAGGCCAGTATGACTTCGCTTTCTTTGATCACGTCGTTGCGCGACTGGCTAAGCAAGGCTTGTCCATCATGTTTGGCACGCCTACGGCAACGTTTCCGGCATGGCTTGCCAAGAAGCATCCGGAGATTCTGTCGGTGGATGGCGACGGGCTGATCCGTGCATTCGGCGGACGTAGACAGTATTGCTACAACTCTCGTACGTACCAAGGGTACGCGGGTGAAATTACACGTCGTCTCGTTCAACACTACGCAAATGAACAGTCAATTGTATCGTGGCAGATTGATAATGAATTCGGTCATGAAGGCAGTGACATGTGCTACTGCCGTACTTGCGGCGAGACGTTCCAGCAGTTTCTTAGGGAGAAGTATAGCGGCGACATTGCGCTCCTTAACGAGACGTACGGGACGATCTTTTGGGGACAAACCTACAATGATTTCAACGAAATTCCGATGCCGCTGCGTACGATTACGACTCATAATCCATCGCTGCAGCTCGATTGGGCGCGATTCCGTTCTTGGTCCGTGAACAGCTTCGCTGCACGAATGGCCGCTATCGTTCGCGAGGCCAAAGGCGATCATCAGACGGTGACGCATAACTTGCCGGGCGGCTTCTTCCAGAAATGGTACGACCATGCGGAAACTGCGCAGCAGCTTGACTTCGTATCGTACGACAACTATCCGGTCTGGGGAGGGCTCGCGGAGCCGATTACGCCGGCCGCGATTGCAATGGGACACGACTTCATTCGAGGATTGAAAGGACAGAACTTCTGGATCGTCGAAGAGCTGATGGGCGCGCAAGGACATGATGTCATCGGTTATCTGCCGCGGCCCGGGCAAGCCAAGATGTGGTCTATGCAAGCATTTGCTCATGGATGCACGGATATGCTGTATTTCAGCTGGCGTGCAATGACGCGCGGGGCAGAGCAGTTCTGCATGGGTATCGTGGATCACGATAACCGGCGGGGAGCCAAGTACGAGGAAGTACGCGATGTATTCGAGGCGATAAAACCGTACAGCGAGGCGCTAACAGCGCCGATCATCGCCGATATTGCCGTGCTGTACGATTATGATAACGTGTGGTCGTGGCGATTCCAGCGGCAAAGCGAAGGATTTGATTTTACATCTGAACTGCTCCGCCTCTATACGCCGTTCCACACGCACAATTGCCGCATTGATGTCATTCCGGCGAATGATGCTGCGCGCGATTGGTCGGGCTACAAAGTGCTGCTCGTGCCAGCGATGCAGATCATTGACGAAGGTCTTAGCAAGCGGCTTGAGGCATTCGCAGGAGCTGGTGGAACGGTCGTCTTCTCATTCCGCACGGGTATTCGGGATCGGGACAATAATATTCATTTCGGGATGGAAGTGCCGGGTTACGCGGCGGAGATGACCGGTATCGTCATCCACGGTTCGGAGGCATTACCAAACGGGTATCAGGTGCCAGTGATTGCTGCTGAGGGACATGCAAGCTCCACGAAGCAGACCACATGTGAAGTATGGCGTGATTTGCTAACTCCGACGACGGCGGAGACGCTTTACCGATATGGAGACAACAACTTCCCTGGAGCGGCCGTGACGCGAAATACGTATGGCTTAGGTTCGGTGTATTATATCGGCGGCGGTATCGGAGAGGCTGTACTGGAAGAGATAGCTCGTTCCATTATTTCTGCACAGCGTATTTGGCATATCGAGAGTCGGAAGGGCGTCGAGGTTGTTGTTCGTGAAGATGCCGAGGGCGTGAAGCGGTGGTTCATTATGAACCATACGGATAAGGAGCAGGTATTCCAAGGAGAGACTCTTGCGCCATATGCAATTCACGTTAGGTTCTAA
- the glpK gene encoding glycerol kinase GlpK gives MLEGKAPEQKSAEYMLALDQGTTSTRALLVDKLGRIVAIAREELSLTYPQPGWVEADPIDIWISAQHVIRQVLVENGISSNQIAGIGITNQRETTVVWNRHTGQPVHPAIVWQSRQSSDVCQRISAMGFGAVIAKKTGLLVDPYFSGTKVAWLLQHIPGVREQAEAGELLFGTIDSWLIWNLTGRELHITDVSNASRTLMFNIHSRQWDDELLHMLGVPRAMLPEVRSTSEVYGYTRPELFGGAIAIASAVGDQQAALFGQACFSPGDVKNTYGTGCFLLMNTGKQAIASGNGLLTTIAWEIDGQLEYALEGSVFVAGAAIQWLRDGLQMIHSASESAEIAAQVGSAEGVYVVPAFVGLGTPYWKSDVRGAMFGLTRGTTSAHIVRAVLEALAYQTKDVLSVMEQDSGITLLALAVDGGAVGNDFLMQFQSDVLGVPVERPAEKESTALGAAFLAGLAVGYWKDQDSIRALRQIERRFEPVMQLDIQNELYEGWQRAVRAAMAF, from the coding sequence ATGTTAGAAGGAAAGGCGCCGGAGCAGAAATCAGCAGAATACATGCTGGCGCTTGATCAAGGGACGACGAGCACAAGGGCACTGCTTGTCGATAAGCTTGGCAGGATCGTCGCAATCGCTCGGGAGGAACTGTCATTGACCTACCCGCAGCCCGGCTGGGTTGAAGCCGATCCGATAGACATTTGGATTTCGGCTCAACATGTAATCCGGCAGGTGCTAGTGGAGAACGGAATAAGCAGTAATCAAATAGCCGGTATCGGAATTACGAACCAACGGGAGACCACGGTTGTGTGGAATCGCCATACAGGACAGCCCGTGCATCCGGCGATTGTTTGGCAATCGAGACAGTCAAGCGATGTGTGCCAGCGGATATCCGCGATGGGATTTGGCGCTGTGATCGCGAAAAAAACCGGGCTGCTCGTTGACCCATATTTCTCGGGAACGAAAGTAGCTTGGCTGCTTCAACATATTCCTGGCGTACGTGAGCAAGCGGAAGCGGGCGAGCTGTTGTTCGGAACGATTGATTCTTGGTTGATTTGGAACTTAACTGGTAGAGAGTTACACATTACCGATGTATCCAATGCGTCTCGTACTCTGATGTTTAACATCCATAGTCGTCAGTGGGATGACGAGCTGCTTCATATGCTCGGCGTGCCGAGGGCGATGCTGCCTGAAGTTCGCTCAACCTCAGAGGTGTATGGGTACACGCGACCAGAGTTGTTTGGTGGCGCGATAGCGATAGCAAGTGCAGTCGGAGACCAGCAGGCGGCGCTATTCGGACAAGCGTGCTTTAGCCCAGGAGATGTGAAGAATACGTACGGAACCGGCTGCTTCTTGCTGATGAATACGGGGAAGCAAGCGATCGCTTCCGGGAATGGCCTTCTTACAACTATCGCCTGGGAGATCGATGGGCAATTGGAATATGCGCTGGAAGGAAGCGTGTTTGTTGCCGGAGCAGCCATTCAGTGGCTGAGAGACGGACTCCAAATGATTCATTCGGCTTCGGAATCTGCGGAGATTGCCGCACAGGTGGGAAGCGCGGAGGGCGTATATGTGGTGCCGGCCTTTGTCGGGCTTGGGACGCCGTATTGGAAGAGTGACGTTCGCGGCGCGATGTTCGGGCTCACGAGAGGTACGACTAGTGCTCATATTGTAAGGGCAGTGCTGGAAGCATTGGCGTATCAGACGAAGGACGTACTGTCGGTTATGGAGCAAGATTCCGGAATCACGCTGCTCGCGCTGGCGGTGGACGGCGGCGCGGTTGGCAATGATTTTCTTATGCAGTTCCAGAGCGATGTGCTAGGCGTTCCTGTCGAACGGCCGGCAGAGAAGGAATCAACCGCGCTCGGAGCTGCCTTCCTTGCTGGTCTTGCGGTAGGCTATTGGAAGGATCAGGACTCGATTCGAGCCTTGCGTCAGATCGAGCGGCGCTTCGAGCCCGTGATGCAGCTGGATATACAGAACGAATTGTACGAAGGCTGGCAAAGAGCGGTTCGGGCAGCGATGGCATTTTAA
- a CDS encoding glycerol-3-phosphate dehydrogenase/oxidase gives MINIAQTRTFSAESRSSILTAMQEAPLDLLIIGGGITGAGIALDAASRGLRTGLVEMQDFAAGTSSRSTKLVHGGLRYLKQFEFGVVAEVGKERAIVYENGPHVTTPEWMLLPMYKGGTFGPLSTSIGLRVYDFLAGVKRGERRQMLNRAEVLAKEPLLKTDGLRGGGYYVEYRTDDARLTIEVMKKAVEAGALAVNYAKAEKLRYENGKLIGVDVSDEAGGKRYELRATKVINATGPWVDEIREMDQSKEGKTLRLTKGVHLVFDGERFPLQQAIYFDTADGRMVFAIPREGKTYFGTTDTNYTSDTDNPVVTTQDRDYLLEAVNFMFPGLKLGANDVESSWAGLRPLIQQEGKSPSEISRRDEIFLSRSGLISIAGGKLTGYRKMAETVVDKAVELMRTDGRAQGIGGSRTHAMKISGGDVGGSENFQAFVNAQTAAGMLKGLTEVDARFIAERYGSNADKLYGLVKDTGAWAQKHELPIAIATQLRYVMESEMTVRPSDFFIRRTGSMFFRIADVRRLKHSVVAAMAERLGWSEEQRSRYTYELDTELKQAAEARQHE, from the coding sequence ATGATAAATATAGCACAAACACGAACATTCTCGGCAGAGTCACGGTCATCCATACTAACGGCCATGCAGGAGGCGCCGCTTGACCTCCTAATTATTGGCGGCGGTATTACAGGAGCCGGGATTGCACTAGATGCGGCATCGCGCGGATTGCGGACAGGGCTCGTCGAGATGCAGGACTTTGCGGCCGGGACATCCAGCCGATCGACGAAGCTCGTACACGGTGGTCTGCGCTATTTGAAGCAGTTCGAATTCGGCGTCGTAGCTGAGGTTGGCAAGGAGCGAGCCATCGTTTATGAGAATGGCCCGCATGTTACGACACCGGAATGGATGCTGCTCCCTATGTATAAAGGAGGTACATTCGGGCCTCTGTCCACAAGTATTGGTCTGCGCGTGTATGATTTTCTTGCGGGGGTCAAACGAGGCGAGCGCAGGCAAATGCTGAACCGCGCCGAAGTGCTGGCCAAGGAGCCCCTGCTCAAAACCGACGGTCTGCGAGGCGGCGGGTATTATGTGGAGTACCGAACGGACGATGCTCGGCTGACCATTGAAGTTATGAAGAAGGCGGTCGAAGCGGGAGCGCTAGCGGTCAATTATGCAAAGGCGGAGAAGCTTCGCTATGAGAACGGCAAGTTAATTGGCGTGGATGTGAGCGATGAAGCTGGCGGGAAGAGATACGAGCTGCGCGCAACAAAAGTGATCAACGCGACTGGACCTTGGGTAGATGAGATTCGCGAAATGGATCAGTCCAAAGAAGGTAAGACGCTGCGCCTTACGAAAGGGGTTCATCTCGTATTCGACGGTGAGCGGTTTCCGCTGCAGCAGGCTATTTACTTCGATACAGCCGACGGCAGGATGGTTTTTGCGATTCCCCGGGAAGGCAAAACTTACTTCGGAACGACAGATACGAACTATACGAGCGATACGGATAATCCTGTCGTAACTACGCAAGACAGGGATTACTTACTTGAAGCAGTCAATTTCATGTTTCCTGGCTTAAAGCTCGGCGCCAATGACGTGGAGTCGAGCTGGGCGGGACTTCGTCCGCTCATTCAGCAGGAAGGGAAGTCGCCATCCGAAATTTCCCGCAGAGATGAGATCTTCCTGTCTCGCTCAGGTCTAATATCCATTGCAGGCGGCAAGCTAACCGGCTACCGCAAGATGGCGGAGACAGTCGTTGATAAAGCTGTGGAGCTGATGCGAACGGATGGAAGAGCGCAGGGAATCGGCGGGAGCCGGACGCATGCGATGAAGATCTCTGGAGGCGATGTCGGAGGATCGGAGAATTTTCAAGCCTTCGTTAATGCTCAAACGGCTGCTGGAATGCTCAAGGGATTGACTGAGGTCGATGCACGGTTTATAGCGGAGCGATATGGATCTAATGCGGATAAGCTCTATGGGTTGGTGAAGGATACGGGAGCATGGGCACAAAAGCATGAGCTGCCGATAGCGATTGCTACCCAACTGCGGTATGTCATGGAATCTGAGATGACGGTTCGCCCATCTGACTTCTTCATTCGCCGCACAGGAAGCATGTTCTTCCGCATCGCGGATGTTCGTCGTTTGAAGCATTCGGTCGTGGCGGCCATGGCCGAACGGCTCGGATGGAGCGAAGAGCAGCGTTCCCGATACACATATGAACTGGATACCGAGCTGAAGCAAGCGGCAGAGGCAAGGCAACACGAATAG